The following coding sequences lie in one Eschrichtius robustus isolate mEscRob2 chromosome 10, mEscRob2.pri, whole genome shotgun sequence genomic window:
- the IER5L gene encoding immediate early response gene 5-like protein, protein MECALDAQSLISISLRKIHSSRTQRGGIKLHKNLLVSYVLRNARQLYLSERYAELYRRQQQQQQQQPPHHQHQHLAYAAPGMPASAADFGPLQLGGGGDAEAREPVARHQLHQLHQLHQLHLQQQLHQHQHPAPRGCAAAAAGAPAGGAGALSELPGCAALQPPHGAPHRGQPLEPLQPGPAPLPPPAPTALCPRDPRASAACSAPSAPPGAAPQAATAASPPASPAPASSPGFYRGAYPAPSDFGVHCSSQTTVLDLDTHVVTTVENGYLHQDCCASAHCPCCGQGAPGPGLASAAGCKRKYYPGQEEDDDDDEDAGDLGAEPPGGVPFAPCKRARFEDFCPDSSPDASNISNLISIFGSGFSGLVSRQPDSSEQPPPLNGQLCAKQALASLGAWTRAIVAF, encoded by the coding sequence ATGGAGTGCGCCCTGGACGCCCAGAGCCTGATCAGCATCTCCCTGCGCAAGATCCACAGCTCCCGGACCCAGCGCGGCGGCATCAAGCTGCACAAGAACCTCCTGGTGTCCTACGTGCTCCGCAACGCGCGCCAGCTCTACCTGAGCGAGCGCTACGCCGAGCTCTACCGgcgccagcagcagcagcaacagcagcagccgccccaccaccagcaccagcacctCGCGTACGCGGCGCCGGGCATGCCGGCCAGCGCGGCCGACTTCGGCCCGCTCCAACTTGGCGGCGGCGGGGACGCGGAGGCGCGCGAACCTGTCGCCCGGCACCAGCTGCATCAGCTCCACCAGCTCCACCAGCTGCACCTCCAGCAGCAGCTGCACCAGCACCAGCACCCGGCGCCCAGGGgctgcgcggcggcggcggccggggcGCCCGCGGGCGGCGCGGGGGCGCTCTCGGAGCTGCCCGGGTGCGCCGCGCTCCAGCCGCCGCACGGCGCGCCCCACCGCGGGCAGCCCTTGGAGCCGCTGCAGCCGGGTCCtgcgccgctgccgccgcccgcGCCCACCGCGCTCTGCCCGCGGGACCCTCGCGCCTCGGCCGCCTGCTCCGCGCCCTCCGCGCCCCCAGGGGCCGCCCCTCAGGCGGCTACCGCCGCCTCCCCGCCCGCCTCCCCGGCCCCCGCCTCCTCCCCCGGCTTCTACCGGGGCGCGTACCCGGCCCCCTCGGACTTCGGCGTGCACTGCAGCAGCCAGACCACCGTGCTGGACCTGGACACTCACGTGGTGACCACGGTGGAGAACGGCTACTTGCACCAGGACTGCTGCGCCTCCGCCCACTGCCCCTGCTGTGGCCAGGGCGCCCCGGGACCCGGCCTGGCGTCCGCCGCCGGCTGCAAGCGCAAGTATTACCCAGGCCAGGAGGAGGACGACGACGACGACGAGGACGCGGGCGACCTGGGGGCCGAGCCCCCCGGGGGCGTCCCGTTCGCCCCCTGCAAGCGCGCCCGCTTCGAGGACTTCTGCCCGGACTCGTCCCCGGACGCGTCCAACATCTCAAACTTGATCTCCATCTTTGGTTCGGGCTTCTCCGGGCTAGTGAGCCGACAGCCGGACTCCTCTGAGCAGCCGCCGCCGCTCAACGGGCAGCTGTGCGCCAAGCAGGCGCTCGCCAGCCTCGGCGCCTGGACTCGAGCCATTGTCGCCTTCTAG